One Haloarcula sp. CBA1127 genomic window carries:
- the rdfA gene encoding rod-determining factor RdfA, whose protein sequence is MGSAQSKVAQLIERHGLTSMGTELEHAWLGKNGERQSLRDLADRFNQALLVAAIRDAGMDVIDGEPANFYRLLTDDDVSAGKRTEARNRLERTGIDVDTLESQFVTYQAIRYYLTEVRDVCYEPESEAAQVEQERGTIDRLRSRVETIVRDTVDRLNTADKLTLGDYRVFVNIDIRCQDCETRYSVSDLLDRGGCNCE, encoded by the coding sequence ATGGGGTCAGCGCAGTCGAAAGTCGCACAGTTGATCGAGAGGCATGGACTGACGTCGATGGGGACGGAACTGGAGCACGCATGGCTTGGGAAGAATGGGGAACGACAGAGTCTTCGTGACCTCGCTGATCGGTTCAATCAAGCTTTGCTTGTGGCTGCAATCCGCGATGCGGGTATGGATGTTATCGACGGCGAACCGGCGAACTTCTATCGACTGCTGACAGATGACGACGTCAGTGCAGGCAAGCGAACCGAAGCGCGGAACCGACTCGAACGGACTGGCATCGACGTCGATACGCTGGAAAGCCAGTTCGTCACGTATCAGGCGATTCGGTACTACCTCACAGAGGTTCGTGATGTGTGCTACGAACCTGAATCAGAAGCTGCACAGGTCGAGCAAGAGCGTGGAACTATCGACCGCCTCCGCAGTCGCGTCGAGACAATCGTCCGGGATACGGTCGACCGACTGAACACCGCAGACAAGCTCACTTTGGGCGACTATCGAGTGTTCGTGAACATCGATATCCGCTGTCAGGACTGCGAAACGCGCTATAGTGTTAGCGACCTTCTCGACCGCGGCGGCTGTAACTGTGAGTGA
- the folE gene encoding GTP cyclohydrolase I, with protein sequence MDSREQEPAQQHETATQPTDGFDEEKARRGARLLLEAAGRDPDSAGLSDTWSRRVPEMFETLTAGSRPESKPVMRTFDAETDGLIVKTGIPLHSMCEHHMLPFQGVAHVAYRPGEEMVGLSKLIRYVRWQSRQLTTQETLTRDIAVGLADELDAHGVVVEMTATHMCEVMRGIETETETTTREHVGTISEADRTQFRESIRRYAGGPNGQ encoded by the coding sequence ATGGATTCCCGGGAACAGGAACCTGCACAGCAGCACGAGACTGCGACCCAACCAACAGATGGCTTCGACGAAGAGAAGGCGCGACGTGGCGCTCGCCTCTTGCTTGAAGCCGCTGGCCGTGACCCCGATTCGGCAGGACTATCGGACACCTGGAGCCGACGTGTCCCGGAAATGTTCGAAACGCTGACCGCAGGCTCTCGGCCTGAGTCCAAACCGGTCATGCGCACCTTCGATGCGGAGACCGACGGTCTCATCGTCAAAACTGGAATTCCACTTCACAGTATGTGCGAACATCATATGCTCCCCTTTCAGGGCGTTGCCCACGTGGCGTACAGACCCGGGGAGGAGATGGTGGGATTGTCAAAGCTCATCCGGTACGTCCGGTGGCAGTCACGCCAGCTGACGACACAGGAGACCCTCACGCGAGATATCGCAGTCGGTCTAGCCGATGAACTCGACGCGCACGGCGTCGTCGTCGAGATGACCGCAACGCATATGTGCGAAGTAATGCGGGGCATCGAGACGGAGACTGAAACGACGACCAGAGAGCACGTCGGAACCATCAGCGAAGCGGACCGCACGCAGTTCAGGGAATCGATTCGACGGTATGCTGGCGGGCCCAACGGCCAGTGA